In a genomic window of Brettanomyces nanus chromosome 1, complete sequence:
- a CDS encoding uncharacterized protein (EggNog:ENOG41): MAKNAVATYLALYIYAEIYQVIFTVIILYTKNIYHLISYLIFLCAMAVYSGIQFYELKNTLFFGLLYSSWERFCKAFSIIVIVLSCIVCLVQAVNVWKMRIQFLKATGEKVSNNPKLIRADIIFNLHRNALIIAAFFFPAFTLQFAVIVLDKTDPEFVITIVILGLSYLVLILADYCAARKYSWGLYAVLLAYMGAMSYLAFKIYRMFTWYSMIPGRRSLIAFDIFCIILLIWMSLLTVLVKWNFNSLKRVNRQESDDNDDI; the protein is encoded by the exons ATGGCT aaaaatgccGTGGCAACCTATTTGGCACTTTATATCTATGCCGAGATTTACCAGGTCATCTTCACTGTTATTATCCTTTACACAAAGAATATCTACCACTTGATTTCATACTTAATTTTCTTATGTGCCATGGCGGTTTATTCTGGCATTCAATTTTatgaattgaaaaataCCCTTTTTTTTGGATTGTTATACAGTTCCTGGGAAAGGTTTTGTAAGGCATTTTCCATTATAGTGATTGTTTTGAGTTGTATTGTCTGTTTGGTTCAGGCTGTAAACGTCTGGAAAATGagaatccaatttcttAAGGCAACCGGTGAAAAAGTCAGCAATAATCCAAAACTAATTCGGGCCgatatcattttcaatttgCATAGAAACGCTTTGATTATAGCcgctttctttttccctGCATTTACTTTGCAATTTGCCGTTATTGTTCTCGATAAGACCGATCCTGAATTTGTCATAACCATAGTAATTCTCGGTTTGAGTTACTTGGTATTAATACTTGCCGATTACTGTGCTGCTAGAAAATATTCATGGGGCCTCTATGCTGTTTTGCTCGCCTACATGGGCGCAATGTCTTATTTGGCTTTCAAAATATACAGGATGTTTACCTGGTACAGTATGATTCCAGGTAGGAGATCATTGATTGCTTTTGACATATTTTGCATAATTTTGTTAATTTGGATGTCCTTATTGACTGTTTTAGTGAAGTGGAATTTTAATAGTTTGAAAAGAGTGAACAGACAAGAGTCTGATGACAACGATGATATTTAA
- a CDS encoding uncharacterized protein (BUSCO:EOG09341WMI) → MLKSRVMKMASDKWKSETINGIKAKYVNKLLDVKSLTPSYVIGTVFVEMKYKPNILKEVSGNIFEAPVFEDESQYSKLDRVRIHSYSDPETDQVMLEDDSGRLLLDGELLEKVILVTGAVVGVLGMIVEAGIFTIVDIVYPEAAPQVPRTIDGNHADESILFISGLRVNPSSDMAPIEILKEFIMGELCNSDNVVDLLKKTTNLIILGSSIEITEDPRNALKGKDKYSEVHKSNYDADSLKILDKWISCLLVSIPVYILPGETDPAEVGFPKLPLHPSFFELSSCHKNFERLSNPSWLQINGNRILVTSGENVNDMFKYLIPNIEVEIGDGLDSPIRKEVLHDSRLKLLEASMLWQNIAPTAPDTLCCYPFRGIDPFTLTETPHVYVVGNQPKFESTILTLNTKNGADCTVRIVSVPDFSETGQCVFLNTDSLQCTSYRFS, encoded by the coding sequence ATGTTGAAGTCGCGAGTCATGAAGATGGCCAGTGACAAATGGAAAAGCGAGACTATTAATGGTATCAAGGCCAAATATGTCAATAAGTTGTTGGATGTGAAATCACTGACGCCGTCTTATGTCATTGGAACAGTTTTCGTCGAGATGAAATATAAGCCGAACATTTTGAAGGAGGTCAGTGGCAACATATTTGAGGCTCCGGTGTTCGAAGATGAATCGCAGTATTCAAAGTTAGATCGGGTTCGAATTCACTCATACTCGGATCCTGAGACTGATCAAGTAATGCTTGAGGACGATTCAGGTCGTCTTTTGCTGGACGGAGAGTTattggagaaggtgatTCTTGTTACCGGTGCAGTTGTTGGAGTACTTGGTATGATTGTGGAGGCAGGCATCTTTACGATAGTTGATATAGTGTATCCAGAGGCTGCCCCTCAGGTTCCCCGAACTATTGATGGAAATCATGCCGACGAGAGTATACTTTTTATCTCCGGTCTTCGCGTCAATCCGTCAAGTGATATGGCTCCAATTGAGATTCTCAAAGAGTTTATTATGGGAGAACTCTGTAATTCGGACAACGTGGTagatttgttgaagaagaccACCAACTTAATCATTTTGGGAAGTTCCATCGAGATTACCGAAGATCCAAGAAATGCCTTGAAGGGTAAGGACAAGTATAGTGAGGTACATAAGTCTAATTACGATGCGGATTCGCTGAAGATATTGGACAAATGGATCTCCTGCTTGCTTGTATCTATTCCTGTCTATATCTTGCCCGGTGAGACAGATCCGGCAGAGGTGGGATTTCCTAAATTACCTCTTCATCCGTCATTCTTCGAACTATCCTCTTGCCATAAGAATTTTGAAAGGCTCAGCAATCCGTCATGGTTGCAAATCAATGGAAATCGTATATTGGTCACTTCCGGGGAGAATGTTAATGATATGTTCAAGTACTTGATACCTAATATTGAAGTCGAGATTGGGGATGGTTTGGATAGTCCGATTAGAAAAGAGGTGCTACATGACTCAAGGTTGAAATTGTTAGAAGCCAGTATGCTCTGGCAGAATATCGCTCCTACTGCTCCTGATACTCTTTGCTGTTATCCTTTCAGGGGTATTGATCCTTTCACTCTCACTGAGACTCCTCATGTTTACGTTGTGGGAAACCAGCCCAAATTTGAATCCACCATTCTGACGCTTAATACAAAGAATGGAGCTGACTGTACAGTTCGCATAGTGTCAGTGCCCGATTTTAGTGAGACAGGTCAATGTGTCTTTCTCAACACAGACTCTTTACAATGTACGTCCTATCGATTCAGTTAG
- a CDS encoding uncharacterized protein (BUSCO:EOG09340CJ4): protein MKTFFTTGTDEHGLKVQAAADKAGIDPKTFCDGLSDKFKELAEIGEIQYDRFIRTTDRDHIVAVNHFWKTVYDKGFIYKGQHSGWYSVSDEAFYTETDIEEAADEQTGTKKMISKETGSEVNFENEENYFFKMGQFREPLIQFYKSHPQFVQPAKHFDTVYHELISGELHDLSISRPSSRLKWGIPVPNDDSQRIYVWFDALINYLTSLKYPEYGADLTPATHLIGKDITRFHCIHWPIFLMAADLPMPKRVVVHGHWLMGGRKMSKSRGNVADPMKISHYYGADALRLFMMRNSVLTTDGDYSEEKLNNTRNEFIDKFCNMVTRGLSKNFDIESALANIKRNSLSSLISKIDDTELKKDLLSLYQKVDQLAKLMDEDIVNFNMPRPIDRVWECVRSVNALFDTYKPWTMKPQEKNTENENTALDLSRQLVVFSALDTMRCSFILLQAFIPKYSTLLLDRLHVAQDRRGIEYSKIGADLTYGKNAVHKKKDKVPLTKLKMKLD, encoded by the exons ATGA aaacatTCTTTACAACGGGTACAGATGAACATGGATTAAAAGTTCAGGCTGCTGCTGACAAAGCGGGTATTGATCCCAAGACTTTCTGCGACGGACTTTCTGACAAGTTTAAAGAGCTCGCTGAAATTGGTGAGATCCAGTACGATAGATTTATTCGAACCACAGATCGTGATCATATAGTTGCTGTTAACCATTTTTGGAAAACTGTATATGATAAAGGATTCATATATAAGGGCCAACATAGTGGATGGTATTCCGTGTCCGATGAGGCATTCTATACTGAGACGGACATCGAAGAGGCTGCTGACGAACAGACAGGcaccaagaagatgatctcTAAAGAGACAGGTTCGGAGGTGAACTTTGAGAATGAGGAAAattacttcttcaagatggGTCAGTTTCGAGAGCCACTCATTCAGTTCTACAAGTCCCATCCTCAATTCGTTCAACCTGCCAAACACTTTGACACCGTATATCACGAGCTCATTAGTGGGGAACTACACGATTTAAGCATCTCGAGACCTTCATCGAGACTCAAATGGGGTATTCCTGTTCCAAATGATGACTCACAACGAATTTACGTCTGGTTTGACGCATTGATCAACTATCTTACCTCTTTGAAATATCCGGAATATGGCGCAGACCTTACCCCTGCTACTCATTTGATCGGTAAAGATATTACAAGATTTCATTGCATTCATTGGCCTATATTCTTGATGGCAGCAGACTTACCAATGCCGAAAAGAGTTGTAGTTCATGGTCACTGGCTCATGGGAGGACGCAAAATGAGTAAGAGTAGGGGCAACGTCGCTGATCCAATGAAAATATCCCACTACTACGGCGCCGATGCACTCAGATTATTCATGATGAGAAATTCCGTCCTTACCACTGACGGTGACTATTCTGAAGAGAAACTAAATAACACTAGAAACGAGTTTATCGATAAATTTTGCAATATGGTTACTCGAGGCCTCTCGAAGAACTTTGACATTGAAAGTGCATTAGCCAATATTAAGCGGAACTCTTTGTCTAGTCTGATTTCGAAAATCGATGATAcggagttgaagaaggatttgCTCTCGCTTTATCAGAAAGTCGATCAGTTGGCTAAACTCATGGACGAAGATATCGTTAATTTTAACATGCCTAGACCTATAGATAGAGTATGGGAATGCGTCAGAAGCGTGAATGCGTTATTTGATACCTACAAACCTTGGACTATGAAGCCACAGGAGAAGAACacagaaaatgaaaatactGCCTTAGATTTGAGCAGGCAGTTAGTTGTATTCAGTGCCTTGGATACCATGCGGTGTAGCTTTATATTGCTACAAGCCTTCATTCCAAAGTATTCAACTCTTCTACTAGATAGATTACACGTTGCTCAAGATAGACGAGGAATAGAATATTCCAAGATTGGAGCCGATTTGACGTACGGAAAGAATGCAGTAcacaagaagaaggataaagTTCCGCTTacaaagttgaagatgaaattgGATTAG
- a CDS encoding uncharacterized protein (BUSCO:EOG093423FN) produces the protein MVKCPICSKDIALRLINEHLDSCEKVSDATLSQPSHINSLSDVLTGNHKKSFNSGYKYKDGLKMEDSILILDAEPKDTSSLASLGHKDKMIKLDPQPPPSLPISSGQARKQEQIRLLKAQSRLPLAERLRPTTLENYIGQEHLVGSDGILRGFIESDRIPSMILWGYPGTGKTTLARIISHRTKARFVELSATANGIADCKKVFQEAKHELKLTGRKTIVFVDEIHRFNKTQQDIFLPHVERGTVTLIGATTENPSFQLNSALLSRCRVFVLKKLSSSELKEIICRALVVINKTRKLVYNKNVMKLAPDAIDYLCNISDGDSRGALNLLELADSHFLTTDTEEKETVESDTVTQSIPSSKSTPIKNKHIIDITADDLRKVFKRTQIVYDRVGDAHYDTISAFHKSVRGSCPDAAIYYLARMLKGGEDPLYIARRMIRIASEDVGVVDDSCLPFAVAAYRAVQLIGLPEAELALVQCAVKLAKARKSVEIYRAWNEMNTKLDNEPDVASASIPLHLRNAPTKLMADLGYSENYKYNPDFKDGTVKQDYFPKELKEMKLLRGEHLGTKIDPDLYKK, from the coding sequence ATGGTCAAATGCCCTATTTGCTCAAAGGATATAGCCTTGCGGCTTATCAATGAGCATCTTGATTCTTGCGAGAAGGTATCAGACGCGACCCTCTCTCAGCCCTCACACATAAACAGTTTGTCTGACGTATTAACTGGAAACCATAAGAAATCATTCAATTCCGGCTATAAATATAAAGATGGATTGAAAATGGAAGACTCcattttgattttggatGCGGAACCTAAAGACACTTCATCGTTGGCATCTTTAGGACACAAAGATAAGATGATCAAGTTAGATCCTCAGCCACCACCGTCTTTGCCGATCTCATCAGGTCAAGCCAGAAAACAAGAGCAAATCAGGCTTTTGAAGGCGCAATCCAGATTGCCATTGGCTGAAAGATTACGACCCACAACTCTAGAAAATTATATCGGTCAGGAGCATCTTGTTGGTTCCGATGGTATTTTGAGAGGTTTTATAGAGAGCGATAGAATACCCTCTATGATTCTTTGGGGCTATCCTGGTACGGGAAAGACTACATTGGCACGGATCATTTCTCATCGTACGAAAGCACGGTTTGTTGAGCTGTCAGCTACTGCCAACGGAATCGCTGATTGTAAAAAGGTGTTTCAAGAAGCTAAACATGAGTTGAAACTTACTGGTCGAAAAACCATTGTTTTTGTGGATGAGATCCATCGGTTCAACAAGACTCAACAGGATATATTTCTACCGCACGTGGAGAGAGGCACCGTTACTTTAATTGGTGCTACTACAGAGAACCCCAGCTTTCAATTGAATAGTGCATTGCTTTCTCGATGTAGGGTGTTtgttttgaagaaactttCGTCTTcagagttgaaggagattaTTTGCCGTGCACTTGTAGTGATTAACAAGACTCGAAAGCTAGTTTACAATAAAAATGTGATGAAACTTGCTCCAGATGCCATCGATTATCTCTGTAACATATCAGATGGAGACTCCAGAGGTGCCCTTAACCTTCTAGAGCTTGCCGACTCTCATTTCCTGACAACGGATAcggaagagaaagaaacgGTAGAAAGCGACACGGTAACTCAATCTATACCATCCAGCAAATCAACACCCATAAAAAACAAGCATATCATTGACATCACAGCGGATGATTTGCGTAAAGTCTTCAAAAGGACACAGATCGTCTACGATAGAGTTGGAGACGCGCATTATGACACAATCTCTGCATTCCACAAATCTGTCAGAGGTTCATGCCCGGATGCTGCAATATACTATCTTGCAAGAATGCTgaaaggaggagaagacCCCTTGTACATAGCCCGACGTATGATTCGCATCGCCAGCGAAGATGTTGGCGTGGTGGACGATAGCTGCCTTCCATTTGCCGTGGCTGCATATCGAGCCGTGCAACTTATTGGACTGCCCGAGGCCGAATTAGCACTAGTTCAATGCGCAGTGAAACTTGCCAAAGCTCGGAAATCAGTAGAAATCTATAGAGCATGGAACGAGATGAACACTAAATTGGACAACGAACCGGATGTGGCTTCTGCATCAATACCGTTGCACTTGAGAAATGCACCTACAAAATTAATGGCAGATTTAGGCTACAGTGAGAACTACAAATATAATCCCGATTTCAAGGATGGTACGGTGAAACAGGACtattttccaaaagagttgaaagagatgaaattATTACGTGGAGAGCATCTCGGTACTAAAATCGATCCGGATCTTTATAAAAAATAA
- a CDS encoding uncharacterized protein (BUSCO:EOG09343ZJF): MSSSEGKCPIDEKTREIWLEKARAAKANKALSPELLKHIQIHDGINPTMPEGDKTGTSFSWMSLFWANPRVDDNSTDFISRTDEVCPVSDKDKRLSTVTANYEAVESCSSENMNELEAVDELDVSKGELSDQRQISSIPRTGEDSNWIYPSQKQFYKAMKRKQWEPESEDMKTVVPLHNLVNEVAWDYIQQWEEGQGGLECGGIKLTSFKGNSHKLTPRALFRHYVFGHELPFDRHDWTIDRCGKNVDYVIDFYSKTQEKGAEPTFYLDVRPKLNSVEGWRLRVVKALERK; the protein is encoded by the coding sequence ATGTCGTCATCAGAGGGAAAGTGCCCAATAGATGAGAAGACTCGAGAGATATGGCTTGAAAAGGCACGAGCAGCAAAGGCCAATAAAGCACTATCACCAGAGCTATTGAAGCACATACAAATTCATGATGGTATCAATCCGACAATGCCCGAGGGAGACAAGACTGGGACATCGTTTTCTTGGATGAGCCTCTTCTGGGCGAATCCAAGAGTTGATGATAATTCTACAGACTTTATATCAAGGACGGATGAGGTTTGTCCAGTGAGTGATAAAGATAAGAGGCTTTCAACAGTTACGGCGAATTACGAAGCAGTGGAGAGTTGTTCATCAGAAAACATGAACGAGTTGGAGGCAGTGGATGAACTGGACGTTTCAAAAGGAGAACTTTCTGATCAAAGGcagatttcttcaatcccAAGAACTGGAGAGGACAGTAATTGGATATATCCGTCTCAGAAGCAGTTTTACAAGGCcatgaaaagaaagcagtGGGAGCCGGAGTCGGAGGATATGAAGACGGTAGTTCCATTGCACAATTTGGTGAATGAAGTAGCTTGGGACTACATACAGCAATGGGAGGAAGGACAAGGAGGCCTCGAATGTGGTGGTATCAAGCTTACATCATTTAAGGGAAACTCACATAAGTTGACACCAAGAGCATTATTTCGGCATTATGTGTTTGGACACGAATTGCCATTCGATAGACATGACTGGACTATTGACCGTTGCGGAAAAAATGTGGATTATGTGATTGATTTCTACTCTAAGACACAGGAGAAAGGAGCCGAGCCTACTTTCTATCTAGATGTTAGACCCAAGTTGAATAGCGTGGAAGGATGGAGACTCCGTGTAGTCAAGGCACTCGAGAGAAAATAG
- the TIM10 gene encoding protein transporter tim10: MSFFGLGGGNSNTPQLSSEQKITAAENELDMVTTMFNSLLDSCYRKCFDKNYDNGDLTKNESLCIDRCVVKYFAANVKVGESMQELGKSGSLGRPTQ, translated from the coding sequence ATGTCATTTTTCGGACTGGGCGGCGGCAATAGCAACACTCCTCAGTTGAGCTCTGAGCAGAAGATCACGGCTGCAGAAAATGAGTTGGATATGGTAACCACCATGTTCAACTCTCTCTTAGACTCTTGCTATAGAAAATGCTTCGATAAAAACTATGACAACGGAGATTTGACCAAAAATGAATCCTTGTGTATAGATAGATGTGTTGTCAAGTACTTCGCTGCCAATGTCAAGGTGGGAGAGAGTATGCAGGAGCTGGGAAAAAGTGGTAGTCTAGGTAGACCCACtcaataa
- a CDS encoding uncharacterized protein (EggNog:ENOG41), whose product MLGALVSYNYSTYELVQKWMYPLPITDQEKQVYRDKLESKLQNLKTVRKLSKNPNLIQTRSWESFNTISKLPLEDTDQSASAIRQSLTAPGGMGISPLIFYDPENHKSYVIVHLGRRLSGYPLIVHGGILGLLVDEIFKKSCGAQLNVLDMNRLHTEKSVLNYKSPTFVDTFVLFETECHDLGNTRYKVTGTLLNAENERKLVEAETIVRQSALPPSTMSIPQVELSKNSKRWLW is encoded by the exons ATGC TGGGTGCCCTGGTCTCATACAACTATTCCACCTACGAACTCGTCCAAAAATGGATGTACCCACTTCCTATAACCGATCAGGAGAAGCAGGTCTATCGGGACAAATTGGAGTCTAAGCTACAGAATCTTAAAACTGTCCGAAAGCTATCCAAGAATCCGAACTTGATCCAGACTCGATCCTGGGAATCATTCAATACCATCTCAAAATTGCCCCTAGAAGACACCGATCAATCGGCCAGTGCTATAAGACAATCTCTTACCGCACCCGGTGGAATGGGTATCTCTCCTTTGATCTTTTATGACCCTGAAAATCACAAATCTTATGTCATCGTTCATCTCGGTAGAAGACTTTCTGGGTATCCATTGATAGTTCATGGCGGAATTCTTGGTTTACTGGTTGATGagatattcaagaagaGTTGTGGAGCTCAACTGAACGTTCTTGATATGAATAGGCTTCACACTGAGAAGTCTGTACTGAATTACAAGTCTCCAACCTTTGTTGATACTTTTGTACTTTTCGAAACAGAGTGCCACGATCTTGGCAACACGCGTTACAAGGTCACTGGTACACTTCTGAATGCGGAAAATGAGAGGAAGTTGGTTGAGGCCGAGACCATAGTTAGGCAAAGTGCTTTACCTCCTTCTACAATGTCTATCCCTCAAGTTGAATTGAGTAAGAATTCCAAGAGATGGCTATGGTAA